One Vicia villosa cultivar HV-30 ecotype Madison, WI linkage group LG5, Vvil1.0, whole genome shotgun sequence genomic window, ACAGGTACCATTTTCATCCCTTAACTGTTAGCATGTTCAGAATATTATAGATGAATCTATCACCTTAGGTGTTCAAGTTTCAAGCTTTAAACTCGTCAATCATGGGTGTTTCATGGTTTTGTCTGTTTTTCTTTTATCCCAAAATTAGAATTGAAAATCTCCatgttaaagtttttttttcttgttataGTAATTTGAGATATAGCATTTTCATTGTTAAGCTAGATGAAGTTGTAAGATGAAGATCATTAGATCAATCAGTTTTTGATTGCTTATGAAATGAAATCAATGTTTCTGATTTGTATTTTTCTGTTTTACTTTCTGATGAAgggaaaaaaaaaaaggaatgaaaCGGTGCATATAATCGGTTTCAGTGTTTGTTTGATGGTAGCTTGATTAGAATTTTGTGTTTATGTTTCACctttttttcttgtgttttttggGGGTTTTCTTTCACTTTTGTTATTAGGATTAGGGGTTAACTTACAAAATTTCAGTGTCATAGAGATGTATCATGTGCATTTACATTTTACACTGTCATTTGATACTGATAAACTTGAGTGTCCTCAAATAGTGCCCTGGCCATGGCACTGCTATGGCCAATGTAGTTGTGGTGATAACAATAGAGAATACGCTGTTTGCAATGAGATGCGTAAGAGGGCCTTTTCAGGTTCAGATTTGTGAAAAGTGATTGATCCCTTCCCAACCATGCAACTGAGATATTTATAGACCTGACCCTTTGGCCGAGTTGTTGCTAAGGAACCGGTTCCAAGGCTTAACTGCTCGGCCAGATCATGGAGATAAAAGGAATCTGTCCTCCCCCTTAACTGGAAAGCGGTTACCTCCCTGGACAGGTGGACATTGCAGTTATATCTTTTTCAGAAACGTGGCTTGACACGCCCTTATATGACTCGGGGTTGGAGCTCGCTAGGCTGAACCGTGTGGTCCATGTCTCAGGCGTATTGGGCTGGACTGGGTGACATCACGTGCTCGCCGCGTGATGCCGCCCTTTTACGGTCAATCTCTTCCCATGTCATTCTTGGATTAAGTACATGATGGGCCGGTCTTTTTGAGGCCCCTGCAAACTTATTCATGTTCAGTCAATGATGAGTAGAATTGGTAGAATTTCATATTTATTGTTCTATTATTTTGTTACAGAAATGTCAATGATAGTGCGCAGAGGTATCCATTGCATGCAGAGACTGAATTCAGCGAGTGTATCCGCTGCATTGCTAGAGAATGGACAAAATCGTGTAATTGATGCTTCACTTACTCTTATTAGAGAAAGAGCAAAGCTTAAGGTAAGTCATGATTTGGTGTTTGTTTTGCTTGACCGAATCTTTTGTTTTTCTGTGGTTGTATCCTatgaatatttaattttatatttcattTAGACGATTTTGATTGAAAGCTTTGTATAAAAACAATATGAATGTAGAAATTGCTTCTCTGCAGGGAGAACTTGTGCGAGCTTTGGGAGGTGCTGTTGCAACTTCATCGCTTCTTGGAGTTCCTTTGGGACACAATTCATCATTCCTTCAAGGGCCTGCATTTGCGCCACCTCGCATTAGGGAGGCCATTTGGTGTGGTAGCACAAACTCAACAACCGAAGAAGGTATCGTCATCTTCATATGAAAGAATCAAGAATACAATTGTAGATATTGTTGTTGGACTTTTATGCTGTTATGATTTTAGTTACCATAGGCATATTCTATGTCTTCTTGTGGTTGTATGTTCTGATGATAACACTAATTGTTGTAAAAATGTCTGTTCAATTGTATTTTATTTCAATGTTGTCAATCGTGGATTGTAGAAAATAGCGGTTTGTTCAAATTCAGCTGCATAATATATGATAATCTTAAGCTTATAGTAACATTACTATTATGATTTTGCAGGTAAGGATTTAAAAGACGCACGAGTGCTAACTGATGTCGGTGATGTCCCTATTCAAGAAATTCGAGATTGTGGCGTAGATGATAAAAGATTGATGAGTGTCATTGGCGAATCTGTCAAGTTAGTGATGGAAGAGGTAAATTTGCCAAGTTACGATTTGGAATTAAAAACCgcaccttcatcatcatcatcaatatatTGTTTCTTAGCATTCACTCCACTATCATGTGAAATACTACAATGTTTTGCTGATAACTTTCTGGTCGAACTTGCTCGGTCGTCGTGTTATTTATATTCTTTCAGGCTCCACTAAGACCCTTAGTTTTAGGTGGTGATCACTCAATATCATTTCCGGTTATTCGAGCTGTCTCTGAGAAGCTTGGAGGACCGGTAGATGTTCTTCATATTGATGCGCATCCTGACAACTACGATGCATATGAAGGAAATATTTATTCGCACGCTTCTTCTTTTGCTCGTGTCATGGAGGGTGACTATGTTCGGCGACTCTTGCAGGTTATATTTTACTCTTGATATGtatatatgttttatttatatCATAAACGGTTCAGTGTATGTTTGGATTGCGGCGAGTTTAGCAGAATCAAGATGGCACCGTGATTTTGTTGAAACTACAATGTGTAGCTTTTGCCAAAATAacactttttaatatatttcagGTTGGTATTCGATCAATATCAGCTGAAGGACGTGCACAAGCGAAAAAATTTGGGGTCGAGCAATATGAAATGCGAACGTTTTCCAGAGATCGCCCCTTCCTAGAGAACCTGGTATGTCTCTCTCCGCCTATTTGTTTGTGTGCGCGTGGTTATATATGCGTACGCACACATGCATtggtattttctttttaaaccttGGTGATTTCCTTGTGCAGAAACTAGGGGAAGGTGTGAAAGGGGTGTATATCTCAATAGACGTCGATTGTCTCGATCCTGCATTTGCTCCAGGAGTGTCTCACATTGAACCGGGAGGTCTTTCTTTCCGCGATGTTCTTAACATCCTACACAATCTTCAAGGCGATGTTGTTGGTGGAGACGTCGTTGAATTCAACCCACAACGCGATACCGTTGATGGAATGACTGCTATGGTAGCTGCTAAGTTGGTCAGAGAACTGGCCGCAAAGATTGCAAAATGATAAAAGGATAACATTTTAGAGTGTCAATAAATTCTTACTAGGTTGATGTATTAATATAAGAGCTTATACGATATCAAACCGGATATACATTTCAAATAAATTCGAGCAATTTCTTTATGTTGCGTCACATAACTTCAACCATGATAATTTTCATCCTTGCAAGTATCAAATTTTTCAGTACAAATTTTCAGGCTCTTTAACTGTATTTGATGTCAAGCATTGTTAAGAATCTGTTCCAAAGAAAACCACTTTTCTGCCGAACTATCGAATCAAATCGCAActtcttcctctttctttgtCTCGTCTCTTTTCTCCATTTCTACTATCTTATATCTTGTTGCGCATGCAACATAAAATACCAAATTGATACCGGTTAAAACCGCAGACAAGAAGAAAAACCAATCTAAATGACCTTCATTTAGATTTGGCGAAACCCAACCGTGTCGTCCGTGAGTCGAAGTGATTTTCATTACGACAGAAAGAATAGTATCTGCGACATAACTACCAACTGCCGATGTAGACATGGACAATCCCATTCCTAAGCTTTTCAATCCATCTGGTGCTTGTGATGTGAAAAAATTCATCTGAGCTACATAAACAAATGCTTCTGCTACTCCTACAAGTACATATTGCGGTATTTGCCAAAAGATGCTCAAAGAACTCGTCTCTTTACCGTCAGTGCTAGCGAACTCGAGTCTTTTCTTCTCTACCAAACCGGCGACAATCAAGGCTAGTATTGTAATGGATAGTCCAATGCCGATTCTTTGTAGCTCGCTGGGAAGTTTTGGATCTCTTTTGACGATTTTCACGTATAATGGAACGATGAGAACGTcgaagaacatgatgaataatgatgtgcTTATGATATCGAACGCTGTCATGCTTGCAGGAGGGATTTCAAACTTGTAGAACTTTCTGTTCATCGTTGAACCTTGCTCAACGAATAGAGAAAGCATTTGTATGAAGACGACAGACGAGAATATCGTGCAAAGCCATACAGGTAATAGTCTCAAAATGCATTTCACTTCTTCGACTTGTGTCACGGTGCAAAGACTCCATGGATTTCGATTTTCGCTTTTCTCTAGCAACTTGTGCTCTTCCTTGGTAGAAATAATCGCGGCTCTATCAAAAAATCTGTTTGTCACCAAAATAAAATGAATTCAAATTTTTGTATGCTAAGCTATATTCATAAGTTTTCTTGAAGAGTTTATGATAATAAGTTGAAAACTGCTTATTAACATGTCATAAGCTATTTTCGTAAGTTCTTTCAAACAGTCTCAAAAGTAATTGTATCAACATAAGCCCTTAAACACTTACCCGAGACCTTTAGTGTGGTGCATTTTCCGATCATCGCCTTCTCGAACATCATAGAGTCCTTCTCCATTTGCAGGCACTTGAAGTTTTATTTTCTTCGCAGAGGATACAAACACTTGCGCAAACCTCAAGATAGGATTTCGAGTCGTCTTCATATGCCGATATCTAAGAGTTCCGGCCATGAAAACCAGAAACGAAAAACCGCCGCAACCAACACATATCCAAAATCCAAGCACCCAATTTCCTGATGTCTCTATGTAAGCCAAAATTGTCTCAGCTGCTAATGATCCAAGATTCAATGCCACATAAAAGTAGCTGAAAAATAAGGACTTCGATTTTTCTTCTCTAGGTTCTTGCTCGTCGAATTGATCAGAACCAAATGTTGCTAATGCAGGATCAGCAGCTCCATTTCCTAGTGCTACTAGATATATTGATATGTAAAGTATTGCAACATGAAGTGGTGAATGAGGTTCACATAAAAAACCTATTTTTCCACAACCTTGAGGCTTAAGTAACAAGTAATGAGTTGATAAGGATAATAGCACCAATCCCTACATAAAAAGAAAGGTACATAGAACTTTAGATTGGGTATCCAGCTTTGAGACAGACTAATCTCATCATCCACTAGCGGATGCTCATTTATAAACGGACTCATCACTAGGATTGTTAGCACTTAGCAGGATTTAAACCTGAGATCTTGATAGGAATACTCTCAGGAACGAAGCCTTTGATATAAAAAAAGCAAACATATTGAGAAAGTTGAATGTGAATTTGAATACTTACAATGTTGAGGACAATTTGAAATATGATGCAAGTGAGGTATCTTCCCAAGTATGAGTCACTAAGAAAAGCTCCAATTAGAGAGAAGAAATAGGTAGTTCCCATCCATGTGCTGAAAGTGTTTGCTGACTCTGCATTACTTTGTCTCAATACTAACTTTGCAAAGAGAACCAAATTTACTTCAACTCCAGTGAAAGCCAATGTAACTAGAAACTGATTCACTGTTTCAATTATAGATAGAATTCATTAAACTTATGTCCAAAAAATAAGTCTCTAATGATAATCTTGTAGAAAATATCCAGAGTCGTCTCAAACTTTTGGAGACCCTGCATAGGTTACTAGATCCTATTTAACTAGGATTTAACTGTGATAAATGTTTTGTCCTGTGCAGTAGTTCGCCTTCAAAGACGGCTCTGCACGTCCTCTAAGACGGCCCTGATAGTATCTTCTAACCTATCAACAATATAACAATATTGAGTATCATTCAAGTGTGAGGATACCTAACAACCATGAGGCACTTCTCCATCCACCTGTCTTAGATTTTATAGCTGGTTTTCCATAACAATCAACTGATCCATCTTTTGTGCAAAGATTGGTATTCTCCTCTTCATGGCCATCAATTTCAAACACCTATTCAAATCAAAAAACCAATTAATAAAATGAATGAAAACAACAAACAAGTAATAGCTTATATATATAATCTCTTATTACCTTACTAGCCATCCTTGTCTCTATTTTTTCCCTAACCTCTTGAATCTCCTTCTTAAACAAAATGacttagtaaaaaaaaataatatatgcaaaaccactaaaataaaataaaatgagtttTGAAAAATTAGTCAAAAGAtgagatttgaaaaaatatatatattttctttcacCTTTTAATTCAATGAGTCAAAGATATGTGTCTCCAATGGAATGTTGTGCATGAATATCCACTTTCTTTGTCTCCCAAGTGCCCTTAGAATTATAGACAGCACAGTCTTCAAACTCTGTAAACTCTATGTAAGCATTTATGTTCAAGTAACTGCAAACAAACAATCAATTTATTCAGATCATACACAATTGagagaagaaaaaataaataatactttatgataaatatacttattaattataatattttgttattataaaaaaataatgtcaaaaaattataaaaaaaatttatcatgtttgaaattttaaatattcATGGTTTAATGTGTAAACTGTAAAGTATcgatataaaaactaatttacttatttctttactttttttgtgattttttttactaaataggTAAATAAAGTTATTaatgaaaaatagaataatagCTATTGTATGATTggtgattaatttttttaattcaatctattaaaattataaaataaaattcttaCATGAACTAAAacttcaaatataaataaataaatttacaatACAATAAAATATTGTTAATATAGAGTAGGTTGAGGTGTAGCTCAAAAAGTTGATGTGTCGAATGTATGACTAATGTAAGTAATAAGTAGGGGCGACGTGCATATCATATGACTAATGTAAGTAATAAGTAGAGGtgtttaaaactaaaaaaaattgacgTGTAGAATGTATGACTAATGTAAGAAATAAGTattatgtgtatattttatcatatttttgtaGGATACTTAATTTAACTTacatatcaataaaaaatattatttatttataaatattattatttatttgagataaaattgttatttttatttttattttattttaatttgttggcatcaataaaatattaaaagaaaaagtttgattTACTTCATTTTTGTATCTCTTCATATATAGaatatcaataataaaaaatatagtgTTATCATAGCAGTATGTTTGAACTTGCTTATAATTTACTACATGAGATAGTAAATTTATTTAAGAATGCAACTTAATGTATATTGTTCTAACTTAATGTATATTGTTCTTTAGACATAAGATAAAATTGTAAAACATAATTCATATTTAtgctttaaattataaatttgtttttaaaattataaacttactttatgatagtgtatgaatgactaaacacaaaattatattttcctcTATATAAGTATGTATGACtttaaaaagttataaaaaattgAATCAACCCAATTTGCattgattttgatttggtttgattcGATTTTATTTCTTAAAGTCAATCGAACCACACTTTTTTTCT contains:
- the LOC131601475 gene encoding arginase 1, mitochondrial; translated protein: MSMIVRRGIHCMQRLNSASVSAALLENGQNRVIDASLTLIRERAKLKGELVRALGGAVATSSLLGVPLGHNSSFLQGPAFAPPRIREAIWCGSTNSTTEEGKDLKDARVLTDVGDVPIQEIRDCGVDDKRLMSVIGESVKLVMEEAPLRPLVLGGDHSISFPVIRAVSEKLGGPVDVLHIDAHPDNYDAYEGNIYSHASSFARVMEGDYVRRLLQVGIRSISAEGRAQAKKFGVEQYEMRTFSRDRPFLENLKLGEGVKGVYISIDVDCLDPAFAPGVSHIEPGGLSFRDVLNILHNLQGDVVGGDVVEFNPQRDTVDGMTAMVAAKLVRELAAKIAK
- the LOC131601474 gene encoding protein NRT1/ PTR FAMILY 7.3-like, whose amino-acid sequence is MASKVFEIDGHEEENTNLCTKDGSVDCYGKPAIKSKTGGWRSASWLLVNQFLVTLAFTGVEVNLVLFAKLVLRQSNAESANTFSTWMGTTYFFSLIGAFLSDSYLGRYLTCIIFQIVLNIGLVLLSLSTHYLLLKPQGCGKIGFLCEPHSPLHVAILYISIYLVALGNGAADPALATFGSDQFDEQEPREEKSKSLFFSYFYVALNLGSLAAETILAYIETSGNWVLGFWICVGCGGFSFLVFMAGTLRYRHMKTTRNPILRFAQVFVSSAKKIKLQVPANGEGLYDVREGDDRKMHHTKGLGFFDRAAIISTKEEHKLLEKSENRNPWSLCTVTQVEEVKCILRLLPVWLCTIFSSVVFIQMLSLFVEQGSTMNRKFYKFEIPPASMTAFDIISTSLFIMFFDVLIVPLYVKIVKRDPKLPSELQRIGIGLSITILALIVAGLVEKKRLEFASTDGKETSSLSIFWQIPQYVLVGVAEAFVYVAQMNFFTSQAPDGLKSLGMGLSMSTSAVGSYVADTILSVVMKITSTHGRHGWVSPNLNEGHLDWFFFLSAVLTGINLVFYVACATRYKIVEMEKRDETKKEEEVAI